The Lutra lutra chromosome 1, mLutLut1.2, whole genome shotgun sequence genomic sequence cagcccactgagacacccaggcgcccccagagtcagatgcttaattgagacacccaggcgccagcagagtcagatgcttaactgagacacccaggcacctgtaAGTCTTAAACTTCTTAgtgttaaatttatccctaatcATTTTTTGATTCTATTGtcaatgaaattgttttcttggtttcattttcattatattaattgcttatatatagaaatacaattgatacATTGTATATGGTCTTTTAGCTTGCAACCTAAtagtttcagattttctatttataagtTTATGACATCTGTGAATAgagatggtttttcttctttccaaatgggataatctttatttctttcctccttgccTAGTTGCCCTGGACAGAACTTCCAATGTAATGTTGAATATAAGTGGCAAGAATGGaaatcattttgttgttgttcctaatcttaggggGACAATTTTCAGTCTTTGTCCATTAAATCTATTTATAATagatgattttaaagatttttatttatttgtttgacagacagagatcacaagtaggcagggaggcaggcatagagagagggggaagcaggctccctgctgagcagagagcctgatgtggggctctatcctaggaccctggaatcgtgaccagagctgaaggcagaggctttaactccctgagccaaccaggtgcccttataatagatgattttaaatatttgtttactcAATGCAGAGTATGGCCTTTATAGGGATGTTTTCTGTTGGCTGCTTTCTTAACCCTGTATGTGTGGTATACTTTTCCTGTGTCTTTGTGTGTCTcactttgttcttaaaaatgagattttacttaaaatttttttaaagattgtatttatttatttgacagagatagacacagtgagagtgggaacacaagcaggggcagagggagagggagaagcagactcccctgttgagcagggagtgtgatgcggggcttgatcccaggaccctgggactatgacctgagctgaaggcagatgcttaatgactgagccacccaggtgcccctgaaaattgtttaaatttaaattcaactagccaacatattgtacatcattagtttcagatgtagtgttcaataatttatcagttgaatataacacccagtgctcatcatatcacgtgccctccataatacccatcatgCAGTTACCCCATTTTCCACCCACCTTCCCTgaagcaaccctcattttgtttcccatagttaagagtctctcatggtttttctccctctgatttcttcccattcaatttctGCTCCATTCCCCTATGATCCACTGGCCCATTTAttaatttccacatataagtgaaaccatatgataattgtctctgattggcttagttcactcagcataataccctctagttccatccatgttgatgtaacagacacatgaaaatggcctttcaagataatatattttaccaACTCTAGTATCGGATGCCTTCGCCATCAGGGTTCATTGTTGTTTTCTTGTTGGTGCTTATTTGTTTTGCGACCTTCCTAGCTGAATTCCACAGATTCTGTATCCCCTGTAATGTTCAGCCACAGAGTTTTctcctaacttttctttttctttttctttctttaaaaaattttatgttagtcaccatacagtacatcattagtttttgatgtaatgttccatgattcattgtttgtatatatattttttaagtttgtatttacttactcaacagagagagagggaacacaagcagggggagtgggagagggagaagcaggcttcctgccaagcagggagcttgatgcggggcttgatcctaggaccccaggatcatgacctaagctgaaggcagacacttaacgattgagctacccaggcgcccctcattgtttgtgtattttaaaaagtgcttattttggggcacttgggtggcttggtcagttgaacgtcctactcttgatctcagctcaggtcttgatcttagggttgtgagttcaagcactgTGTTGGGCACCACACCAGGCATAGagccaacattaaaaaaaaaaataaaaataaatagggttttcaaggggcggggggtgggaggttgggggaaccaggtggtgggtattggagagggcacggattgcatggagcactaggtgtggtgcaaaaacaatgaatactgttacgctgaaaagaaataaaaaaaaataaactacttgaatttaaaaaaaattaaaaaattaaaaagtgcttattttaatttttaagcctGATTTCCTGGTCATTGTAACTTGAGTAGTCCAACAATGATTAAATGCCTTGCCTATGTCTCTTCATCTCATGCCAAGTAGATCTATGTAAGAAGTCATGCCTTTAAACTTCAGGCAACTTATAAGACTAGTTATTTTTCACTGCCTGCCTGGGCAGGGTCTAAAAGTCAACCAAAGCTAGGTGACTTGGGACTTAGCCTCTTTTTCTAGCCATGTGCATAGCCTTGGCTTATGTACAGAATTTTGGATCCCCAGGAACTGATTGGAGCTGTTCAAAGTCCCTAAGGTGATGCCTTGGAGATAAGTTTTTTTCTGCTAAGCTGAGCTCTGGCTACAATCCAGTAGCCACAACAACCTGAGGATATAGATTTTCTAGGGAACTTCAAGCTTAGACTAAtaatatatctttatctatattcatatatatatatatgtatatatatatgttttatatttatacagcTATAGTGGATATTAATGTAAGAGTACAAAGGACTCATTGATATGGTTTCAGATTCTGTGTTGCAAATAACCTAAAGAAACCTCTACTTTTACTGAGTTTTGGTGCCTTATCAAAGAATATCTACGATTTCaaagaatatgatttttaaagagtATTAATATATTCCTCTTCTCTCCAACTACTTATCTCTCTGAGTCTAGATTTTcttcataccttttttttaaacttcattttttcagtgttccaagattcattgtttatgcaccacacccagtgctccatgcaatatgtgccacgtaatacccaccaccaggctcacccaaccccccgcccccctcccctccaaaaccttcggtttgtttctcagagtccacagtctcttatggttcatctccccttctgatttcccccaattcccttctctccttctcccaatgtcctccgtgttattccttacgctTCAAAACAACATAGAAAGCTGCACTGTATGCTGAAGTGGATATAATAATCCAGTGATCTTCTTTTGAGCCATGCATTAGCGAGGtgtacaaaaatctaaaaaaaaaaaatgccactcttctcaatagctttttaaaaataaatgtaagtattttagaaaaataatattaactgtTCTGGGGCTGGTTGGTTTACCAGCACTCCAGTCTTTTTGTTGACTGCAAGGCTGGTGGCTTTTTCCTCTTACCAAGGTTCAGTGATTTTTCTTGGATAGATAGCTTTCCATTTGTTCTGTGTCTTTGGTTAATCTCTAGAGTTCTGAATTGATTGATTCTACTTGTTTTGcccattatttgttgttttagtGGGGGAGATGAATTAAACAGGGTCTTCATTCTATCATTATGAAAGCTGATCTCCCAGGtgctttacttttgttttatctGTTAGAAATTTGTCATAATCATTTTGCTGCTCCTAAAGCCACACTTGTCTATCTTCAGAACCTCAAAGATAAAGTTGCCACTGTTGCTTTCTTGTACACTACATGGTTCTCTCACATGCATTGTTCCCTATTATAGAAAAGCAGCTCAGCAAACCCACTCTGATCACCCAGATGGAACAAGAAGATGAGATGAAAACAGAGACAGGAAATCATCAAGATATCTGTTCAAGTGAGCAGTGGGCATAAACGAGTGTTTTGTACCACATCTGGTGGGACTGAGGAAGAGGTACATTATGAAGAGTCAAATaggggacttaaaaaaaatcctctaaattTGAGTAGAGAGCAGAGACCATTTGGTGTGAGCTTACTCATGTACTTTCAGAATTCCCTAGTCTTTGGCTTTTAACCTGTcatttcatacttttttaaaatgttatgttagtcaccatacagtacttcattagtttttgatgtagtgttccaagattcattgtttgcatgtaacacccagtgctccatgcaatacatgccttccttaatacccatcaccaggctcacgcATCCCCCAACCcgctcccctctgaaaccctcagtttgtttcttggagcccatactctctcatggtttgtctcccccctctgatttctccccttcatttttcccttccttctccttatgtCCTTCATACTTTCCTGTGCTCTGAAAGAAAGACTTGTCTTGTgctttaatatttacatttagaatCACTAATTCTTCCCATTTTGCATGTATAATATACCATAGCCTTTGCTTATTAACACTAAAACATGTAAATATCATTCTTTtgatcaaaatacattttttcttgcACATTGTCTTCCTAAGTTTAGGGTCTGTTTGAAGAGATCCACATGGATGTTAGTTTTGGTCCTTGTCATCCCACCATTTCATACTCAAGGTTGTTTCCTATTTGTTTCAGATTGGGCTTGGGCTTTGCCTACTTTTGTCAGCATATTGACAAAAACTTACTTTCCCCCACTTTGTTCAGATGGGATGGTTCCCCTTAAAACCAAACAATCACAACATAAGCAAgatattttggagaaagaagcACTCAGTGGCAAGAAGGTAGGAGTCACATGAGAATTTCTTGCTGTCTGTTAGAAGTCCAGAGTCCATGTAGTAGAAAAGGAACACATGAACTAAGGGGACAATTTGAGGCATTCATTTTAccaataaaaaataggaaattctcTAAATACCATGAATATGAAGGAAACTTACCCACTAGCTCCAAAAATGGTTGCAGAGAATCctcaaagtaaatattttcataatagaCATTAGatactaaatattaaaaacattcacTCCAAAGCATTTGtatattaaaactttaaagaacCCTGATGAGAGCCATGTGATATAAGATTCATCTTATTCAAGTTAATAAACTCGGATAGGAACTGTgtatattcacttaaaaaaagtgTTAGGTAAGCTCTAATTTTAATAAAGTGCGTGTTTAAACCTGTCAGAATTTATGAGtatgggtgggggggaggagatTCTCAGTCAACATAATGATTGTGATAAATCTTGTGATCACCACTAATTTTAACCAATAGGAGCAAACTCTTGGAGGAAGATCCATTGAACAGAATAAAATTGCCTTGAGCGTGAAATCTAGCATTACTCAGAATCAGAGGATTCATCCTGGCGAGAATCCCCATCAACACCTCCATCTTGGGAAAGCTCTCAGAGATTGTTTACACCTTAACCCACATGAGAACATTCTTTCTGGGGAAAAATCCAATGActgtaaaaatgataaaaacaccTTCATCAGGAGTTCTTTCTTAGCTGTGTACAAGAGACCACATACAAGAGAGAAATCCTGTGAATGCCCTGACTCTAGGAAAGTCTCAAGTTCAATCTTAGATCTTAAGCATCAAAAAACTTGCATTAGGGAGAAATCTTTTCAATGTAGCCAGTGTGGTAAAGTATTAGTAAACCACTCCTCCATTGCATTGCACATGAGAACCCACAATGGAGACAAACCTTTTAAGTGTAACCAGTGTGGGAAAACCTACCGTTCAAACTCTTACCTCACACGACACAAGAGAAttcacactggggagaagccctatGAATGCCATGACTGTGGAAAAACCTTCAGAGATAGTTCACTTCTCAGACAACATGAAGGAATTCATTCAAAGGACAAACCCTACAGATGTGATCAGTGCAGCAAAACCTTTAGTAGGAGCTCTAGGCTTACCATGCACAAGATAATTCATACCAAAGAGAAGCCCTATGCCTGCACTGATTGTGGGAAAACCTTCAGCATTCTTTCATACCTCACAAGACATAAGAGAGTACACACTGGTGAGAAGTCTGTTgaatgcagccactgtggaaaagccTTAAGTAGTCCATCAGCTCTGAAGACACACCTGCGGATacatactggagaaaaaccttACAAGTGTGATCAGTGTGGGAGAACTTTTAGAATGAGCTGTAATCTTAATGTGCACAAGAAAATGCATGCTGGAGAGAAACCGTGTACTTGCATTgactgtgggaaagccttcagggatCACTCATGCCTTAAAGAACATGTGAGAATTCACACCGGAGAGAAGCCCTTTGCATGTGAtcagtgtgggaaagccttcagagTGAAATCTTTCCTCACTTTGCACAAGAAAGTTCACATGAGAATGAAACAGTATgagtgtaaggaatgtgggaaagccttcagtgGTCTCTTATCTCATAGGAGACATATGAAAAAGCACACCAGGGAAAAGAAACCCTTCAAGTGTAGTCAGTGTGAAAAAGCTTTTAGGAGGCATGTGTCCCTTACAATACATATAagaactcacactggagagaaaccttatgagTGTGAtcagtgtgggaaagcctttagcGTAAGGTGCAATCTTACTGTGCACAAGAGAGTCcatactggagagaagccctatCGGTGCAATGTGTGTGGACGTGCTTTCAGTAAGCTGTCATCCCTTCGGCGGCATCACGAGAGCACTCATGCTGGATAAAGCTCTGAGTAATGTCCACATACAGTAGTTTTCAGTGAACTCTCAATCTTGAAGGCATATAAGCATATACTAACTGTAGAGAACTGGAtgtaaagaatggaaaaaagcctctaaAAATCTGtaggagaaatataaattatgcaGTGACTTTGATAAATCCTTTAATAATCTCCTAGATACATGACCAATTGATactaaaagtaaaaactttttaGTGTCTTCAAGACttgttgagaaaaataaatgcctaatgttttaagccactatatatacagtgtgtgtgtgcgtgtattttGGAAGGGAGGTTTTATTCACAAATGTGTCACTAATATAACCCATGTCAGGTTTTTagaaatttatgtatataattaaaaaattgaattgcTACTGGAGTACCAGGATGGAGGTTATCTGTATAACTCACACTGGTCATTCTCTTTTCACTTTCTAATCACCCTAATTCTTGATACCATAACATGTATACTCTGGGttcaatgcattttttaaaaggttttttcctttttaaagtaatctctacaggaACTTacagcctgagatcaagagtcacctgttcCTCTGAcctggccaggtgcccctagaatcatgcctttttaacagctttattgagatgtaatttacatGTTGAAGTATAAAATTCCATGGGTTTTAGTATGTTTACAGAGTTATATGACCTATTCTACCTGATATGGTATCATTGTACCTGGATTCTGCTCAACATTCTTTGTGAGAAtcatctgtgttctttctttaGCAGAATTTTATTGTCATTGATACATAGCTTCCCATTTTATGAATATGCACAATTAATTCAACTGttctggacatttgggttgtttatagttggagtattttaaaaaatattttacttatttgagagagagagaacacaagcaggggaggagacaaagggagagggggaagccaactccccactgagcagagagcttgatgtggggctcagtcccaggaccctgagatcattacctgagccgaaggcaggtgcataagctgactgagccacccaggagccctatagttagggtatttttttaaaagattttatttatttatttgacagtcagaaatcacaactaggcagagaagcaggcaaagatagagggggaagcaggctccctgctgagcagggagcctgatgtggggctcaatcccaggaccccggatcatgacctgagccgaaggcagaggctttaacccagtgagccacccaggcacccatagttAGGGTATTTTATAAGTAATTCTGCCATGAACATTCTTGTATATGTTTCAGTTCACAGCTGTACATATTTTTGTCGGGTATATATTTTAGGAGTGcagtttctgggtcatagggaatACACATAGTCACATTTATTCCACACTACCTGGTCACATTTAGTCAACAGTATCCCACAGTTTTATGAAGTAGTTGTTCTAGTATGCATGTCTGCTctcttgttaatattttatattgtctttttcattttggtcATTTTGATGTGTATACCATAggatcatattttaatttttaaaatttttaaaaacttcttttggAACCATTTTTGCACTTATTAGAAAAGTTTGTACAGAGTCCTGTATATCCCTCAGTTTCCCAgtgttaatataattaatttgttacctgctttcttctggttagtatttttttgtgtgtgatctCTAAGATTGTTGGTTTTTATGTCCGTTTTCCAGACATAGCCTTCCCAAGTAACTAGTAAATTGGTTTCCCAAGTAACTAGTAGCCTTCCCAAGTAACTAGTAAATTGGTTTCTTTGCATGTACTCTTTACTATTATAGTACTAACCTCATTCACGAAGCATTTTTGGTTAAAGAAAAACTTGAGAGAGTGACTTTGTGGAGATGATCCCATGGTACATGCTCTGTATCCCCAGTCTCTGTCCCTATGGGGACTTAAACACCACCTTGCTTCTCTTACTCTTCCAGTGATAATCTCTGCCTCAGAGAAATCTGGGAGTTGGTATGATGAGAAGTTCATCAGTTCTCTTAAGGTGAGCCCCAAGAAATCCAAGAATGAGATTCCCAGTCTGGAGATGAGAGGAAACATATGGGAAGAGAATTTATGTACACCTGTCCTCTCAGGTTCAGGAAATCTGGTCATTCATGCATCCTATCTGTGAGCTGTTATCCTCAAAGATTTGAAATGCCTTGGGGAAGAAATGATAGCATATATCTGGCTAATGAGGAGCTTTGGAAATTGAGCTCCCAGGCCCACAGAGACTAGAGTTTACCTGTGACCCCTCCTCTCAAAGCAATGTTCATGTCAGGAAACACACCTGAGTCTCCTGAGATCAACCTTCTTGCCCTGGAGCCCAGTTGCCTTTGTCCCTCTGCTTTTCCTGGGGACAGATTTCCCACCTCTGCCCTTCAATATCTAGAAGAAAGGTGAATTACTCATTGGTGACTTCAAGGTAATCTGGTGTGCCCTACTAAATGCTGTGAGAAATTGAATgtacaattgtttttttttttttttttttttttttaatcagcctaTCTGGAGGACATCTAAGAGGTAAAAGAAAGTTCGGTAGGATGAAGCTATATTGAATTTGTGGTCAACTTTCATTTCCTGCccttactgctttttaaattccaggGATGTTTTTTCTTACTTGAACATGAATTAGCACCTTCAAAAATCGGACagatagggctcctgggtggtgtgACTgaaccagttaagcatctgacttcagctcaggtcatggttgcagagtcctgggattgagtcctgcattgggctccctgctcagtggggagcttgcttctccctctactgttccctctgctggtactctctctctttctctgtcaaataagtaaaatcttaaaaaaaaaaaagaaattgaacagaTAATTCTACAATTCACTGGTTTCCCTCATTTTGGTGGGCTGAGAATGGGACTAGGGTGGGTGAGTTTGGCTTCTCAGTTTTCCCATATCTGATTCCAGCTTTTATCCTCAGAAAGCTCAAGTCTTGTCTTTACCTCTTACTTGTAAGGACCTTGAGAGAGAAGGTTGAGACCCATTAGTCTACCTTTCTAGTCTTTCTCTGAAAACcctcaaagaaaatacagaatattttattttattttttaaagattttctttatctatttgagaaagggagtgagagcacgagaggggagaaggtcagagggaggagcagactccccacgggcCTGGGAGcggacgtgggactcgattcctggactcaggatcgtgacctgagctgaaggcagtcacttaaccaactgagccacccaggcacccaagaaaatacagaatattttaaaccATCAGAATAGCAAAGTACTTTCCAGAATTAATGCTGACATTTTGGCCATATTAgcttcagacatttttttttaaaatacagtagtatacattatatatgatctgtttatttttttttatttttttttaaagattttattcatttatttgtcagagagagagagagagagtgagcacaggcagacagagtggcaggcagaggcagagggagaagcaggctccccacagaacaaggagcccgatgtgggactcgatcccaggaccccgggatcatgacctgagccgaaggcagcggcccaaccaactgagccacccaggcgtccctgtttattttttttaaagatcttatgtatttgacagagtgacagagaggtaacacaagcagggggagtgggagagggagaagctggcttcccgccaaacagggagcccgaggcagggctcaatcccaggaccctgagatcatgacctgagctgaaggcagacacttaatgactgagccacccaggcgcccctatcattatattttaaactgaGTATCAGATCCACATCCTACAGGGAAAGgcctttctttgcttttagaCGGGAATAACTATATCAGCATGGACAAATCCTCTGTTATGTTACTAttctcctccccccttcccagAGATTACCAGTCTGGAATTGGTGGATATTTGCCACAGGTAGTTTAATACTATTAGTACATGTGAACATGTCTGATAAATCTCTGctatagaaaaaaattgtaattagcCCAAATGCCCACTGATGGGagaatgtatattaaaattaataaatcttctTGCGTCAGtcttaataaatacagaaaatacagtaTAAAGCCAAAATAGGTGGTTGAGTTGAATAATAATGTATAACAAATACGAGCTTGTAACATAATGTGACATAAGCGCAGACTGTTTACGGCTACATCATTACTCATGTGAAATATTCCAGGGGAATGATACATGTAAAGTTTGGTATCAAGTTTACCCTCAGAGGAAAATGACCTTCCATCTGTATTGAGATTATGTATGAATATGCCAGGGCTTAAAAGTGATCTgcattgttttattaaaaaaaactgggGCAAGCTTGGCACAGTATCAAATTTTGTCATGCCGGCTGGTGGGCTTAAGCCTTTCATTGTCACTTTGTCCTTGTTGGGATACTTAAATTGAACATAAAATgtgaaacaattattttaaggagtattttataattatataaatttcatCATGCTATACCTTACATATAAGttgcttttctcctttaataATTTTTGGTCTGATTTTATACAGTGAGAAGTAATGTAAATACttagatttttgcatttttaaaacataacatttaaaaaatgaaggatataatagtataaaatatttaaataacatggTGTACCATGACTGTGCCATAACTTATGTATGTATTCCCATACTTATATTTGTTTCGgttatttcctttctctatttcattatACTGAGGGCTCCCAGTAGGGATTTGAGTACATCCTTTTCAGCCCTAagatattcttggggcgcctTTGCTTGCCTCTTTCACTCTGTCTCACTCTCAGCTTGCTTCCCTTCTAGACATTAGGACTGTCCACTGCTAAAACTGAAAGTAATAGGAAAAGTCTTTGCAGTCcccactgtgctgggtgcttttcatttattaattttttattcctgcAATACCTTTGTATGTTTTTTATAGCAGTTCccattataaaaatgagaaaattgggacgcctggatagctcagtcagttaaacatacgcctttggctcaggtcacgatccgagtcctgggatcaagtcctgcatccaactccttgctcagtggggagtctgattctcagcctgctgctcccctgcttctgtgcgcatgtactttctctctctctctctctctctgacaaataagtaaaatcttctaaaaaaataaaaaaattgaatctgctcagagaggttcagggaCCTTCTAATGTCACAGATCCATGTTACAGTTGGGAGATTTGTGACTAAACCAAGGAGTGTCTGTGTTCAAGACTTACCCCTAAATGGTTTTTATGATCCCTTGTCTTTCTCCAGGAAGAGAGTCAATTCTGCTCAGGGCCTCAGTTTGTGAAGCAGAGGGCTCACATTATGTGGGCTCACTGTACACATCTTGTGATTCTGTCATGTATTTGAGATGCTGTTGCAGAAATTCCTTCGTGGGAGTAGGCAGAGGCTTAGGCACTGCAACCCATTCCTATCCCCTGTTGACACTTTTGGGGGCATCATGATAAATTTCTCAGGAATCTGGATAAGTCAGATGGGATATGAGAGGCTTGTAGCTGGTCCTGGGTAGGTAGGTCCATGTGGGATGACTCCTCTGAACCAGGGCCTGAGGTGGCCAAACCTGGAATATCAGGAAGGAGGGTGTGATCTATGGGTtacttctaacattttatttcttttaattaagttGTAACATTGCtatagttttaggtgtacaacataatgacttgatatatgtagatattgcaaaatgattaccagaATAAGTTTCAGtaatatccatcaccacacatgGTCATACATTtattcttgtgatgagaacttttaaaagataacatttttagGGGTGCTCCATCAGTTCAGGATTTGCcgttggcttgggtcatgattctggggtcctgggatcaggtttcacattgggctccctggccatcagggagtctggttctctctctacCCTCAGCGGCaacccctttccccaccccaccttcttgtgatctttctttctctcaagtaaataaaatcttttaaaaaaagtaacatttttatactgtctattatagaaataaaagacaagggTTAAGACAAAAATAGGGACCTATGCTACTGGATAAAGAGCTTTATTTTCACTTCAGAAACTGCagtaagaagggaaaaatgatgGGAGAGAAAGACATTTTGGGGTATGTATCAAGGAAGCAAAAGGGTAAATATTTCTATCCAGGCTGTTACTCTAAGCACAGAACTTGACTCTAATGACGTCcattaatatttgaatatatttagaattaattatctctcctttcttgttttctttcttttctttttttccacttttatctCATCATTATGTGGTTAAGGAATGTTAAGTGGAAAAGGGAAAATACCAGTGAGGAAGAGGTAAGGAACTTCTAAAATtgattgtcatttttttctcctgaacaTAGACCTAATTGGGTAAAACATGCTAAAGTGTTACTGTTTGCATGTACCCTGTcaaacattttgcatttattactGTACATCCCCATATTACCCTGAAGGTGTAATCATCCATGTGtatatgcttctttttaaaagattttatttatttgagagagagggagagagagagagagagaacatggcgggtggaggggcagagggagaagcagcctccctacaaggagcctgacctgggactcgatcccaggactctgagatcatgacctgagttgaaggcagatgctcaaaccaactgagccacctgggtgttcctttgtgtatttgcttctatttcctt encodes the following:
- the LOC125107992 gene encoding zinc finger protein 135-like, which codes for MRTHNGDKPFKCNQCGKTYRSNSYLTRHKRIHTGEKPYECHDCGKTFRDSSLLRQHEGIHSKDKPYRCDQCSKTFSRSSRLTMHKIIHTKEKPYACTDCGKTFSILSYLTRHKRVHTGEKSVECSHCGKALSSPSALKTHLRIHTGEKPYKCDQCGRTFRMSCNLNVHKKMHAGEKPCTCIDCGKAFRDHSCLKEHVRIHTGEKPFACDQCGKAFRVKSFLTLHKKVHMRMKQYECKECGKAFSGLLSHRRHMKKHTREKKPFKCSQCEKAFRRHVSLTIHIRTHTGEKPYECDQCGKAFSVRCNLTVHKRVHTGEKPYRCNVCGRAFSKLSSLRRHHESTHAG